The Primulina huaijiensis isolate GDHJ02 unplaced genomic scaffold, ASM1229523v2 scaffold43235, whole genome shotgun sequence genome contains the following window.
TGATAATACTATGCTTCAATGCCGTAGCTTTTGTTTTTCGAGTTTCTGTAGATTCTGAATGGGCTGGAATGACAAACGATTTATGTTGAAATCTCAGTATTTTATAATTTCCTAACAGAATTTTGTTTGggatatttttaatttctcatGGTACTTTGTGTGCCCTGCATGGAGTGGTGAAATGGTATCTTCTTCTGCGTACGCACTCATTCCCCCTTTCACTTGATGCTCCTTGATGTTGTTCATATGATCTCAGGTTCTGGTCATTGGTGGTGGTGATGGTGGAGTTCTTAGGGAAATTTCCCGTCACAGCTCTGTGGACTTGATCAATATTTGTGAGATAGATCAGATGGTCATAGATGTCAGTGATTATTTTGTGACACAGTTACCAGATAATTCTCTTGAATCCATGTTTTGTTATTGTTGTCAAGTTTCCATCTGTATTACAGGTAAGCAAGAAATTCTTTCCGGAGTTGGCTATTGGTTTTGAGGACCTTCGTGTACGCCTTCATGTTGGTGATGGTACGTGTATCATCCATCTCCTGCAGAATATTTTGAAACAAGTGCACATACTAAATTGTTTATGTtcagtttatatatatagtttttgtttgtAACATTGGCAGCTATTGAATTTTTAAAGCAAACACCTGAAGGGAAATATGATGCAATTATCGTTGATTCATCCGACCCGGTGGGTATGTGTTCTGATAACAAGCGAACGTATCAAAATGATGTATTTCTCTCAGTTGTTACCGTTAGTTCTGTCTCGGGTGAATCTTTGGCCCTATCGCCTTTGATTGTGATATCATATCCGTCCCACTTTTTATGAACTAATTGATTTATAATTACAGGTCCTGCTCAGGAGCTGGTGGAGAAACCATTTTTCAAGAACATTAGTCGAGCATTAAGGCCTGGCGGTGTACTATGTAACATGGCGGAGAGTATGTGGCTCCATACActgttggaattattttatgggctcacataatttaattaattgtacatggACAAGCTATCTAATAATAAAGGACCCAATAaagtgatctaattaattatgggtttccaaaatattaaataaattggtatggTCCACCTTATGTGTAGAAACCCAGCCCAATTAGGTCTTCTATGATGGGTTGAAGACTGCTAAGGTTATATAAGGTTATGGTCTCCAAGGCACATGATATATAACACAGAATACATGCGGCACAAGTATTCTAGATCTCTCTCCTTCTCCCATCAAAGGCAAGGATAAGGTGATCGATTTTCTGTTGCCTTGGAAGATCCATAACTCTGACGCTAGATCAATCAATGGATTCTGGTACGTGTTTAATGTTATtcatattttctgataattcgacatgaattcctggcgtgttgtgatatatggatttaatcacataatttatagatttattttattaaatctccaacaTACACATCTTATCGAcgacattatttatatttgtCGTGAAATATTCAAGGGTTCTGTTCACTATGCGTGGATCAGTGTTCCTACATATCCAAGGTAAAATGGTTCCCTACACCAAAAATATTAACTggtataataatttttcattccCTTCATACTTTTCATTTCTGGTTCGACAGTGGAGTTATAGGGTTTCTTTTATGCTCTACGGAAGGGCCACCTGTCGATTTCGTTCACCCTATTAACCCTATCGAGAAGCTGCAGAGCGCTCTCGAGTTTAGAAGAGAACTCAAGTTTTACAACACAGAGGTTATCTCCTTTTCTGTTCTTTGCTGTGCAtcaccattttttttttatctaccaTTCGATTTCAATACCACCTCATGTAAATATAGCTATTGCTCTTCCTTTATCATCCACACATCAACGCAGGGAAACCATGAATAAACTCGCTTACAATTTGTCTATGTCAATTCGACAGATTCATGAGGCTGCCTTCGCCTTGCCTTCTTTCGTGAAGCGGGAGGTGGCAGCTCTTCGTTGAAACCAGTCCGCGTGTAATAGGTTTCTACATGCATATTTTGTAGCGTGGATGGCGAATTTCGCGCAAGTTCGTCGTGTATCAGGTTGCCACCTAGTGATTTTGAGTTTGCCAAAGATGTGTAGAATGAATACACAACATGTAACCTGGATTCTTGGCCGTGTAAGTTGTGGCAATGGACTCTCTATTTGGAAAAGTCAAGAGCCAGACGCAAACATTGGTTCCTTTGAAACAGTAAATCGAAATAAAACTTCTCAACATGTTTGTATTTTCGGTTCTAGTTCCCAAACCGGGTCGGACCAAACTAgaatcgatatttacaataaaaataagcACAACCCGGAATCGAaaactcatgaaaaaaatataaaaaaaaacataatagaATAGTAATTTTAAGATCTTGTaagattaataatttatataaaatttaagttaacctttttttaaataatatttacactatttgatattatatgagagttaaataattaaatttgcttttcttttttaaatatctCCGAAGTTATtccattatttttaaatttaggcATCGTTTTGAAGTTGCACAAAATTTAATCaattgataatttatttaatctaaTCTCGCATTTACTTGGatcatattatttatcaatctgttaattatttttcttacattaatcaaatcatttattatttatcattaaatttaaattataatattaaccttaatgaataattttgttaatattttattaattattaaataacaaaatgataatttatcatattatctcaaatttaatcaattaaaccaaacaagctattatttatcaatcaaaataaatatgatattaaatatttttttaattttttattatgttaaattatttatctccatattattatcttatttttaattcaaaaggtAAAGATCCGAAATTAAAACCGTATGTGATGGAATTGTCGGTCTTAATTAGCCCTATCGAAGCAAGATGAACTGATTTGTTTCACAAAAAAGGCGTGTTTACTAATAGCGGTTTCCTATATGTCGCGTTTACAAAGAGATTCTGCCACAGCTCTTGATTCTCAATCAAGCATCTGAATCTCGCACGCGCTCACCACACTCCTCTCTTTCAATTTTCCTTATTGTTTTGTGAAATTCTACTCTTTTTCTTGCATAATTTTAATGCAGAATGATCATATACTTTAATCGAGAGAAAATTGAAGCTTGAGTTGAATTTCCAAGGTCGTCCTGATTGTTTGGTGCGTCCAATCCATTTATAACGAGTACGCTTTCGTGCGTGGCGTGACGGATTTTCGATTTCGTTGCATTCGTTATGTTGTTGGGTTCATTTATTTTTTCCGAATTTGTGTTTTCGTACAAAAATATTTGAGATGTCACGCtctttgattatatatttgaatgCTTTAAAGAATGTTGTGTGTCTGGCGAACGGATACGAGATCTTTATGGAATTATTCTTGTGTTGTTGTTTTGGCTTCAAATGTTCAAAACTTTTGTGCCTGCCTGCCTGGTTGTGTTATGCACATTGTAGGCTGTTGAAATGAAGTAAAATGTAGTTCCTGTTCTTTTAGCTCATATGGACAGAATCCAGGTTACTTTTATGATTGGAATGTAAAATAACTTGCTCGTGGAGGAAATGGCTCTAATGATCTTGTATCTTTGAGAATCTAGTTATCTTGGTTTAATAAATTGACCAGCCCAATACCTGTTTTGTAGGATTTGTTGCTTGATTCTATCAATCACCATAAGTTGGTGTTAACGCTATTCATAAagcagatttttttttctttttttgcaaTTTAAAGCTGTAAGTTAAATCGCTTTTGGTTTCAGGAACTTAAAGATGGCTGAAGTGATTGCAGCTTTCTCAATAACTGAAGTGGCATCATTTATAAATCGGGTTGGTGTTACTATCCCCTGATGCAGGAGATTgcttgtttatattttttttcaaaatttctctCCATGGTCAATGGTGTGTATCTTGTAAAGGGGAATCAAGCATTATGAGGGATAAAATATAGTCCGTCAACAAAAACGTGTATTCGCtaactttttttctttctttttttatttaaaaagttgTATTTGAGTTAGTTTTATTTACTAATCCTGGTTGAAAGTGATCAATTATGCAACAATTCAGTGATTGTTAACGAGCTCTGGTAATAGATTCTTAGCCAgtatctaattttatttttgcctATCATTATTGCTTCACCTGTGTCTTTTATGTGTTGGCTTTTTCTTGAAGTACAACAAGTACTGATGTGTGCTATTTTATATTCACTGAATGAGTGAAAAGACCATAATTTTTCCTGAATGTGAAGAACTTGACTTATTCACATTGGTTGGATGATGGTTGATTGTTGAATTTTTCTTATTTGCGTCAGATTCAAGCACTCGTCTCCTTATGACCTCCCCAAACTTTTAATCTTTACTTAAGCCGgtgcaatttaatttttttcttcattaaTAATTTTGACTTGGAACTTTTTTGCCCATGCATCCCTTTGATATTGGACTTTAATGGACTTTCTAAGCTTGAGAGAAATCATGagagaaatatgatttctttgTCCATGCAGACCGGTATATCTGATTTTGCACATCCCAACTCATACGGAAAGTTAACAGTCCCTCCATGCAAGTCCAGCACTAAACTAACAGCTTGTAGAAATAGCATACGGCTGTTTCAAAGGCCAGGAGGGAAACTAGCGCTAAGAACTGTTGCCCATGGCATGTCACATGACAATGCTGAGAGTTACCGCTCTCATCAATCGACTGATGATCCACTGTTTATCTGTCCTGAAGATGATGGAAATTCTCAGGATCCAGGAAATGATGATTTGGTGTCTATATGTTCCAAGAATGATGGCAATTCCAAGAGACCACGAAAGGACTCAGAGGTGAACCAAATGTTCGATTTTCAACCAACTGTTACGAAACAGGTGAACCAAGATAGTCTTCCTGACAAGCTGAAAGCTGTTCACTTGCATATTCTAGCTATGGAGCAGTGGAATGCATCCAGGCTCAAAACGTGCCACCGGTATGTTATGTTTCTGCAAAAGAAATATAATGAGTTTCTGGGATTGTACTTTCTTCTGCATTTATATTGGTTTTGTCTCAGTAAAGCCTGAAACGTGGCATCGTGAGCCAGATATTTCCACTCACGATCCTCGTAAAGTTGCTTGCTGTCCCAGTTTTTGGCTGCTTTTGGTTTTTTTGGTTTGGGGATTTGGAACTTGTATATTacaattttatcaaataaatgcAGTACTTTCCTGTTTCACAAATTTCACAAGGAACTAACACGGTTTCCTCTTACTCGCAGAAACTATGCAGCAAGCGCTACCAACATGATAAACTTTTTGGCTCTTAAAGGATTAGATGTAGAACCGATTAAAGAAGAGCTTTCTTCTATTGGTCTTTCCGATTTAGGGGATATAAATCCATACGTCCTTCCGAGCCTTTCTGCATGCATTCAAATACTTGTCTGCTCAATGTCGGAGTCCTTGCTAAGCATGGAAGGTTCTGTTGAGGAGCTTCCCATTCACAAAGGCATGGAATATCAAACCGAGAACCTATCAAGGACTGCAATGATGAAAATGGCATCTTCTAATAAGGATCTATTGCTTGGAACTCTCCAGGGCCCAAGAATGACTCATATCATGGTAACAGTAGACCAGGAGATTGTGGAAAACGACACACTTGTAGCTGATCTCATTAATTCGGGAACCAGCATTTTTCGTATCAACTGTGCGCATGGAAACCCTGAAATTTGGGGTAAGATAATTAGCATAGTGAAGAGAAGCTCTCAGCTTCTGGAGAAACCTT
Protein-coding sequences here:
- the LOC140969973 gene encoding LOW QUALITY PROTEIN: spermine synthase-like (The sequence of the model RefSeq protein was modified relative to this genomic sequence to represent the inferred CDS: deleted 1 base in 1 codon) encodes the protein MDGRESSNNGSSKAIVIPACCLKAKASKPELGTKCHSTVVSGWFSETQPSSDKYGKQVYFNNPMWPGEAHSLKVEKILFQEKSKYQEVLVFQSSAYGRVLVLDGILQLTEKDECVYQEMIAHLPLCSVQSPKNVLVIGGGDGGVLREISRHSSVDLINICEIDQMVIDVSKKFFPELAIGFEDLRVRLHVGDAIEFLKQTPEGKYDAIIVDSSDPVGPAQELVEKPFFKNISRALRPGGVLCNMAESMWLHTHLIDDIIYICREIFKGSVHYAWISVPTYPSGVIGFLLCSTEGPPVDFVHPINPIEKLQSALEFRRELKFYNTEIHEAAFALPSFVKREVAALR